TGGGTTGTGCTGCGTCTTCTCTGCTGACTTCAAGCTCAATTACTGCACCGGTGCGGGACTCTATATCTTTGCAAATTTTTTGTACAAGCTCGATAACTTCATCAAGATTAATGCTCGGCAAAATTCGGCAGTCAAAATAAAATTTTTCGACTCCTGGTACTGTATTAACATTCGGGACATTTGCGGCTCTCTTCGTAGGCTCAAACGTTGAAGCAGGAAAATCAAAATTTTCGTCATTTTCCGGGAATGCTTTGTGTAAAGCCTCGTCGACTTCGTAAGCTAACATATTTGCAACTCTGCACGAATTTAAACCGGTGTGAGGCATTGAGGCGTGTACTTGCTTCCCCTTCACAGTAAAACCAAGTTGGAGTCTCGCCTTCTCTGCTGTCTCGATAAAATCTCCTGCGTCATTTCCGGAGTCAGGAACGATTACTAAATCATCAGGTCTGAATAAATCGCGCTCTAACAATTTTTCGAGTCCGTAATGGCTGCCCATTTCCTCGTCAGCTACGAACGCAAGCAAAATAGTATATTCCGGTTCAACGCCAGCATTAATTAACGCCTTCAAAGCATACAACGACGCAACGAGTCCATTTCCGTTATCGCTTACTCCGCGTCCGTAGAGTCTTGAGCCTTTAACAACGGGATCAAACGGGTCAATCGTCCATAAAGATCTATCGCCTTCGGGCACTATGTCAACGTGAGTCAATATGCAGACTCTTTGCGCTTTTTTTCCTGGATATTCGAGAAATAAAGAAGGTCTGTCGCCTTCTGGATCTTCGACTATGTGCAGATCTATTTTTGCTTTATCGAGGCCGAGAAGGTTTATAATTTTTCTAAGCTCGTTAATTTTTGCAAGTTCGCCCGTCCCGCCGTTGTGGGGTGATACAGCCGGGAATTTACATAAATGAGTGAGAGTCTTGACCATTACATTACGTAAATTTTCGGCTTCCATTAAAATTTTGTCGTGCAATTAAATAATGCCTCCTGAAAGTTTTTATATAATTTTACAGCATAAACGCAAAAAAAATCTCTCCGGATGGGTGCAAATATATTTTCGACACACATAAACATAAATCAGGCGGGAAAAATTTATTAAAGTCTCTAGTCAAAATTACCGATAAGACAAATAAAACAGAAAAATTTTTCATGAATTTATATATATTACAGAAGGAGTGAACAACAATTATGCGCATTAATGAATACATGATGAATCAATCTGTTATGTTCCCAGCACAGAATAATTTGCAGAATACAAGAGACTCACAGCCGCGCGAAAATCCCGAATTTGATGCATTTCTTCAAGCAGCAGCAATAAACAGCCGCACTTATGACTCGTCAGGTACAATCCCCGGCGGAGTTCCTCCCGTACCTCCTTCGAGCGAGTCAGGCTTTAAGCAG
The Synergistaceae bacterium DNA segment above includes these coding regions:
- a CDS encoding M20 family metallo-hydrolase, which produces MEAENLRNVMVKTLTHLCKFPAVSPHNGGTGELAKINELRKIINLLGLDKAKIDLHIVEDPEGDRPSLFLEYPGKKAQRVCILTHVDIVPEGDRSLWTIDPFDPVVKGSRLYGRGVSDNGNGLVASLYALKALINAGVEPEYTILLAFVADEEMGSHYGLEKLLERDLFRPDDLVIVPDSGNDAGDFIETAEKARLQLGFTVKGKQVHASMPHTGLNSCRVANMLAYEVDEALHKAFPENDENFDFPASTFEPTKRAANVPNVNTVPGVEKFYFDCRILPSINLDEVIELVQKICKDIESRTGAVIELEVSREDAAQPTSPDSEVVKILVKSIREVLNIEPKTGGIGGGTFAALFRNRNIPAVVWSQECDGVAHMPDEYTEIDYLVNNAKVFALVMAGE